The following coding sequences lie in one Kamptonema formosum PCC 6407 genomic window:
- a CDS encoding EamA family transporter → MTIQLQKRQPVQAAVTPSGVLYVASAGFLWGIYCIFYKGFPEIEAYQIAAFRAIGSFIFLSLFVLPNNGWLKVSAILKSGNLLALTSSAFFLGMHVILYVFAIQQGCVMECSAGMFLSYIASMILGLIVFRERYQLLNWLALILGVAATALLTSNAEEFPWFAIGIGLTWAFYGLARKKASANAEPIVQTLVEMALLAVPSAIYLLCFANLETVNNLPELNRLWLILGCGATAIPSVLYGEGAKRLPLSALGLFHSLSPSIQFLLAIFVYHETASPVKMQAFGLLWLALALYSYQQWKRSHS, encoded by the coding sequence ATGACAATTCAACTGCAAAAAAGACAGCCCGTTCAGGCGGCTGTCACTCCTTCTGGCGTTCTTTACGTTGCCTCCGCAGGCTTCTTATGGGGCATTTACTGCATCTTCTACAAAGGCTTTCCTGAGATCGAAGCATATCAAATTGCCGCATTTCGGGCGATTGGTTCCTTCATCTTCTTGTCCCTTTTCGTACTCCCCAATAATGGCTGGTTGAAAGTTAGCGCAATCTTGAAGTCCGGCAATTTATTAGCCTTAACTTCCTCTGCTTTCTTTCTAGGAATGCACGTTATTTTGTATGTCTTTGCCATTCAACAAGGCTGCGTGATGGAATGCAGCGCGGGAATGTTTCTCAGCTATATTGCCTCAATGATTCTCGGCTTAATCGTATTTCGGGAACGCTATCAATTGTTAAACTGGTTAGCCCTGATATTAGGCGTAGCAGCTACAGCTTTATTGACCAGCAATGCTGAAGAGTTCCCTTGGTTTGCCATTGGCATTGGCTTAACTTGGGCATTCTATGGCCTAGCCCGAAAAAAAGCATCTGCGAACGCGGAACCCATTGTTCAAACCTTAGTTGAAATGGCACTTTTAGCAGTACCATCTGCTATTTATCTGCTGTGCTTTGCCAATCTCGAAACTGTCAATAACTTGCCCGAATTAAACCGCCTTTGGCTAATTCTTGGCTGTGGGGCCACTGCCATCCCTTCTGTCTTGTATGGCGAAGGTGCTAAGCGCTTGCCTCTGTCAGCTTTGGGCTTGTTTCATTCTCTCTCTCCCAGCATTCAATTCTTATTAGCTATCTTCGTTTATCACGAAACAGCATCCCCTGTAAAAATGCAGGCTTTTGGGTTACTTTGGTTAGCTCTTGCATTGTACTCCTACCAGCAATGGAAGCGATCGCATAGCTAG